Proteins found in one Pontibacter sp. SGAir0037 genomic segment:
- a CDS encoding GH1 family beta-glucosidase translates to MEMNAKSDKQTADQTIFTSNQHPPGAIEHSAAVKRAAFGADFAWGVSTAAYQIEGAHDIEGKGASIWDVFSGKKGKVKLNHNGNFACDFFNRYPDDLELMQSLSIPNFRFSLSWPRLLPDGHGRANQAGIDYYNRLIDHCLELGITPWVTLYHWDLPYELEKKGGWANRDIVGWFQEYAALCAKHYGDRVKHWMVLNEPMVFTGAGYFLGVHAPGRIGFKGFVPAVHHATLCQAEGGRVLRDLLPGAEIGTTFSCSHVEPYRPQEKDIKAAIRVDALLNRLFIEPSLGLGYPLQDLKFMRRIEKYILAGDEDKVKFDFDFIGIQNYTREVVKHSFWTPFVQANLVPPKKRGVPQTQMNWEVYPQGIYHILHKYNQYKGIKKLIVTENGAAFADQLLDGEVHDTNRVDFLQRYLHQVLRAKQEGVKVQGYFVWSFVDNFEWAEGYHPRFGLVYIDYETQQRTIKDSGHWYRDFLEGKQKF, encoded by the coding sequence ATGGAAATGAACGCTAAAAGCGATAAACAAACAGCAGATCAAACTATATTCACTTCTAATCAACATCCTCCTGGAGCCATAGAGCACAGTGCTGCTGTAAAAAGAGCAGCTTTCGGCGCCGATTTTGCCTGGGGCGTTTCTACAGCAGCTTATCAGATTGAAGGAGCACACGATATAGAAGGCAAAGGCGCCTCTATCTGGGACGTTTTTTCTGGTAAAAAGGGCAAAGTAAAGCTAAACCATAACGGCAACTTCGCCTGCGACTTCTTTAACCGCTATCCCGACGATCTGGAGCTGATGCAGTCGCTCTCCATTCCGAATTTTCGTTTTTCACTGTCCTGGCCACGCCTGCTGCCTGACGGGCATGGGCGCGCCAACCAAGCAGGCATCGACTACTATAACAGGTTGATAGATCATTGCCTTGAGTTGGGGATTACACCTTGGGTAACGCTGTACCATTGGGATCTTCCGTATGAACTGGAGAAAAAAGGTGGCTGGGCAAACAGAGATATAGTAGGCTGGTTTCAGGAGTATGCGGCGCTTTGTGCCAAACATTACGGAGATAGGGTAAAACATTGGATGGTGCTGAACGAACCAATGGTGTTTACCGGAGCCGGATACTTTTTAGGCGTGCATGCACCAGGGCGCATAGGCTTTAAGGGTTTTGTTCCGGCGGTGCATCATGCCACGCTTTGCCAGGCAGAAGGCGGGCGTGTGTTGAGGGACCTGCTTCCTGGTGCAGAAATCGGCACGACTTTCTCCTGTTCACACGTGGAACCATACAGGCCCCAGGAGAAAGATATCAAGGCTGCTATACGTGTAGATGCGTTGCTGAACCGGCTTTTTATTGAACCATCACTTGGCCTGGGCTACCCACTGCAGGACTTGAAGTTTATGCGCCGCATCGAGAAATACATACTGGCGGGAGATGAAGACAAAGTTAAGTTCGACTTCGACTTTATCGGGATTCAGAACTATACCCGGGAAGTAGTGAAGCACTCTTTCTGGACGCCTTTTGTGCAGGCAAACCTGGTGCCGCCTAAAAAGCGGGGCGTGCCGCAAACGCAGATGAACTGGGAGGTGTATCCGCAAGGCATTTACCACATTCTGCACAAGTATAACCAGTACAAAGGCATTAAGAAACTGATTGTAACTGAAAACGGTGCGGCTTTTGCCGATCAGTTGCTGGATGGGGAAGTGCATGATACCAACAGGGTAGATTTTCTGCAACGTTACCTGCATCAGGTACTGCGCGCAAAGCAGGAGGGGGTAAAGGTGCAGGGGTATTTCGTGTGGTCCTTTGTAGATAATTTTGAATGGGCAGAAGGCTATCATCCCCGCTTTGGCCTGGTGTATATCGATTATGAAACCCAGCAACGTACGATTAAAGATTCAGGACATTGGTACCGGGATTTCCTGGAGGGGAAACAGAAGTTTTAA
- a CDS encoding Rieske 2Fe-2S domain-containing protein: MAETTKAYTWHKIFNSEAEAKEQVPPRKLRQFTLDGRTICFAHTFAGFFGIEDACPHMGHSLSKGNTNYLNEVICPWHSYRYDLTNGKECDYRSRNARVYPVEVREDGVFIGI, from the coding sequence ATGGCAGAAACTACCAAAGCGTATACCTGGCACAAGATCTTTAACTCCGAGGCAGAGGCTAAAGAGCAGGTGCCACCGCGCAAGCTCAGGCAATTTACGCTCGATGGCCGCACCATCTGCTTTGCCCATACCTTTGCCGGCTTCTTTGGCATCGAAGATGCCTGCCCGCATATGGGCCACTCCCTTAGCAAAGGCAATACTAATTACCTCAACGAAGTGATATGCCCCTGGCATAGCTATCGCTATGATCTTACCAACGGCAAAGAATGCGACTATCGCTCACGTAATGCCAGAGTATACCCTGTAGAAGTGCGCGAAGACGGTGTGTTTATCGGTATTTGA
- a CDS encoding FAD-binding oxidoreductase: MQFSFWERDTYFGNLDVLVIGSGIVGLNAALHLKNTQPQLKVMVVERGLLPTGGSSKNAGFACFGSPSELLEDLSRHSEDEVFSLVERRWKGLQRLRHNLGDSAIDYHRWGGYELFDEEALYETCADRLSYFNRHLQRIVGEPDIYRHADHKIDAFGFNKVLHLIESTAEGQIDTGKMILALTQKVQSMGVLVLNALEVKQLYDEGTGIAATTDKGITIKARAALVATNGFAQQLLPNLSVVPARAQVLITKPIPDLKVKGTFHYDRGYYYFRNIGNRVLFGGGRHLDFNAEETSELGLTDLVQQKLEKLLQEVILPDTPFEVEHRWSGIMGMGNEKTTLVQPVSEKISCAIRLSGMGVAIGSLVGEEGAELVMQQL, encoded by the coding sequence ATGCAGTTCAGCTTTTGGGAGCGCGACACGTACTTCGGCAACCTTGATGTGCTCGTGATTGGCAGCGGTATAGTTGGCCTGAATGCGGCACTGCACCTGAAAAACACACAGCCACAGCTGAAGGTGATGGTTGTAGAACGGGGCTTGCTACCAACAGGTGGAAGCTCGAAGAATGCAGGCTTTGCCTGCTTCGGCAGCCCCTCCGAACTGCTCGAAGATCTTAGCCGCCATTCCGAAGATGAGGTATTCAGCCTGGTGGAGCGTCGCTGGAAAGGGTTGCAACGCCTGCGCCACAACCTGGGCGATTCCGCTATCGACTATCATCGCTGGGGCGGCTATGAACTTTTCGATGAGGAAGCGCTTTACGAAACCTGTGCTGATCGGTTAAGCTATTTTAACCGCCACCTGCAAAGGATAGTTGGCGAACCCGATATTTACCGACATGCCGACCATAAGATCGATGCTTTTGGATTTAACAAGGTACTGCACCTGATCGAAAGCACAGCAGAAGGACAGATAGATACGGGCAAAATGATTCTGGCCCTTACCCAAAAAGTACAGTCGATGGGAGTGCTGGTACTGAATGCACTGGAAGTAAAGCAGCTATACGATGAAGGTACAGGCATAGCAGCCACTACCGATAAAGGTATTACAATAAAAGCCCGGGCTGCTTTAGTGGCCACCAATGGCTTTGCGCAACAACTTCTGCCCAACCTTTCTGTTGTTCCTGCCAGAGCACAGGTACTGATTACCAAACCCATACCAGATCTAAAAGTTAAAGGCACCTTCCACTACGACAGAGGCTATTATTATTTCCGCAACATTGGCAATAGAGTTTTATTTGGAGGAGGCCGCCATCTTGATTTTAACGCAGAAGAAACGTCCGAACTTGGTTTAACAGACCTGGTGCAACAGAAACTGGAAAAGCTGCTTCAGGAGGTAATTTTGCCGGACACACCTTTTGAAGTGGAACATCGCTGGAGTGGCATTATGGGTATGGGCAACGAGAAAACAACTCTTGTTCAGCCTGTTTCAGAAAAAATTAGTTGCGCTATTCGTTTAAGTGGCATGGGTGTCGCCATTGGCTCTCTGGTTGGCGAAGAAGGAGCCGAACTGGTTATGCAGCAACTGTAA
- a CDS encoding Zn-dependent hydrolase, which produces MKPRHFMVASALAAITLGCTSNKPEDASATASEQSEADTALQQKLNTYTSVRLTADINSLSSNERQMVPLLIEAAQIMDQLFWYEAYGKQDSLLAALTSDAAKQYVQINYGPWDRLDDNKPFIPGVGPKPAGSNFYPHDMTKEEFEKANLPDKNSQYTFLRRDDNGKLVTVPYHVQFKQQVERAADLMRQAASLTDDAGLKKYLNMRAQALLTDNYQPSDMAWMDMKTNKIDVVIGPIENYEDQLYGYKSAHEAYILIKDMEWSKRLEKYAAFLPELQRGLPVGASYKKEMPGSDADLNAYDVVYYAGDCNAGSKTIAINLPNDEEVQLQKGTRRLQLKNAMQAKFDKIMVPIANELIVDDQKQHVTFDAFFANTMFHEVAHGLGIKNTINGKGTVRDALQEHAGALEEGKADILGLYMITQLHEKGEVEGSLEDYYTTFLAGIFRSVRFGAASAHGKANMVRFNFFKENGAFEREAQSGKYRVNYIKMRESMNKLSELILTLQGNGDYAGVGKLLNEQGQIDASLQKSLDKLSSANIPVDVVFEQGVEVLGLK; this is translated from the coding sequence ATGAAACCACGTCATTTTATGGTTGCTTCGGCCCTGGCAGCAATAACCCTTGGCTGTACCAGCAATAAGCCTGAAGATGCCAGTGCTACCGCTTCTGAACAATCTGAGGCAGACACGGCACTACAGCAAAAGCTGAATACCTATACCAGCGTTCGCCTGACAGCAGATATAAACAGCTTAAGTAGCAACGAGCGCCAGATGGTCCCGCTACTGATCGAGGCCGCACAAATTATGGATCAGCTTTTCTGGTATGAGGCCTATGGAAAACAGGATTCGCTTTTAGCAGCCCTCACTTCAGATGCTGCCAAACAGTATGTGCAGATCAACTATGGCCCCTGGGACAGGTTAGACGATAATAAACCCTTTATACCTGGTGTCGGGCCTAAACCTGCGGGGTCTAATTTCTACCCGCACGACATGACAAAAGAAGAATTTGAGAAAGCGAATCTGCCAGATAAAAACAGCCAGTATACTTTCTTGCGTCGCGATGATAACGGAAAGCTGGTGACAGTGCCGTATCACGTACAGTTTAAGCAACAGGTAGAACGTGCCGCTGACTTAATGCGCCAAGCAGCCAGTTTAACCGATGATGCAGGCCTGAAGAAATACCTGAACATGCGTGCCCAGGCCTTGCTCACCGATAATTACCAGCCCAGTGATATGGCCTGGATGGATATGAAAACAAATAAAATAGACGTGGTGATCGGGCCAATCGAAAATTATGAGGATCAGTTGTATGGTTACAAATCAGCACACGAGGCTTACATACTTATTAAAGACATGGAGTGGAGTAAGCGGCTGGAGAAATACGCAGCTTTCCTGCCTGAGCTACAGCGTGGCCTGCCGGTTGGTGCCAGCTACAAAAAGGAAATGCCGGGTTCCGATGCAGATCTGAATGCCTACGATGTGGTATATTATGCAGGCGATTGCAATGCCGGAAGCAAAACTATAGCGATAAACCTGCCAAACGACGAAGAGGTGCAGTTACAGAAAGGAACGCGCCGGTTACAGCTAAAGAACGCTATGCAGGCGAAGTTCGACAAAATTATGGTGCCTATTGCCAACGAACTGATTGTAGATGACCAGAAGCAGCATGTTACCTTTGATGCTTTTTTTGCTAATACCATGTTTCATGAAGTAGCACATGGGCTTGGAATTAAGAACACGATAAATGGAAAAGGAACGGTGCGCGATGCCCTACAAGAACATGCAGGTGCCCTGGAAGAAGGCAAAGCCGATATCCTGGGACTATATATGATAACTCAGCTGCATGAGAAAGGAGAGGTAGAAGGTAGCCTGGAAGATTATTACACTACTTTTCTGGCAGGCATTTTCCGCTCTGTTCGTTTTGGTGCAGCCAGTGCGCATGGTAAAGCCAATATGGTACGCTTCAATTTCTTTAAAGAAAACGGCGCTTTTGAGCGCGAGGCACAAAGCGGCAAGTACCGTGTAAACTATATAAAAATGCGTGAGTCTATGAATAAGCTTTCAGAGCTTATCCTGACACTGCAAGGCAATGGCGATTATGCCGGTGTAGGTAAACTTCTGAATGAGCAGGGGCAGATAGATGCATCTTTGCAGAAGAGCCTCGACAAACTGAGCAGTGCCAATATTCCTGTAGACGTAGTGTTTGAGCAGGGAGTAGAAGTGCTGGGCCTGAAGTAG
- a CDS encoding UDP-2,3-diacylglucosamine diphosphatase produces the protein MAKKRKVEVAVISDVHLGTYGCQAKELLTYLKSIKPKILILNGDIIDIWQFSKSYWPASHMKVVKYLLGLIAKGTKVYYVTGNHDEMLRKFVGFKMGSFQIVNKLVLELDGKKAWVFHGDVFDVTMQHSKWLAKLGAHGYDLLILINSMVNFFCRKFDRKKVHLSRNIKNRVKSAVKFINNFEETASDIAISNGYNYVVCGHIHHPEMKEISKEEGTVTYLNSGDWIENLTALEYDKGEWSLYKFQDDVALVEEEDEELVPTNVQLFQSLMVEFNLKTA, from the coding sequence ATGGCAAAAAAAAGAAAAGTAGAAGTAGCCGTTATTTCAGATGTACACCTTGGTACCTATGGCTGCCAGGCAAAAGAACTGCTGACCTACCTCAAAAGCATCAAGCCGAAGATCCTCATCCTGAACGGGGATATTATTGATATATGGCAGTTTAGTAAAAGCTATTGGCCCGCCTCCCACATGAAAGTGGTGAAGTACCTGTTAGGCCTCATCGCGAAAGGTACCAAGGTGTATTACGTGACGGGAAACCACGATGAAATGCTGCGTAAATTCGTTGGCTTTAAAATGGGTTCCTTTCAGATTGTGAACAAGCTGGTGCTGGAGCTGGATGGCAAAAAAGCCTGGGTGTTTCATGGAGATGTGTTCGATGTAACTATGCAGCACTCCAAATGGCTGGCAAAACTGGGAGCACATGGCTACGATCTCTTAATTCTGATTAATAGCATGGTAAACTTTTTCTGCCGGAAGTTCGACAGAAAAAAGGTACACCTCTCCCGCAACATAAAAAACCGGGTAAAGAGTGCTGTCAAGTTTATTAACAATTTCGAGGAGACCGCCTCTGATATTGCCATCTCCAATGGCTACAACTATGTGGTATGCGGTCATATCCATCACCCCGAAATGAAGGAAATTTCCAAAGAGGAAGGCACTGTTACCTACCTTAACTCAGGCGACTGGATCGAGAACCTGACTGCCCTGGAGTATGATAAAGGAGAGTGGAGCCTTTACAAGTTCCAGGATGATGTGGCCCTGGTGGAGGAGGAAGACGAAGAGCTGGTACCAACAAACGTGCAGCTGTTCCAGAGCCTGATGGTGGAATTTAACCTGAAAACTGCTTGA
- a CDS encoding glycosyltransferase family protein, with protein sequence MRILYAIQGTGNGHLTRAMDVIPALQHHGELDILVSGCQVDLNLPYPVKYRLKGLSFIFGKSGGIDYLRTLAQVNSRSFYKEVRQLPVKDYDLVITDFEPISSWACAMAKKHCVGLSNQVSVLNPKVPKPEEADFIGKFVLKNYSPTTVQYGFHFARFDDTIFTPIIRRQVRELEISNKGHYTVYLPAHDDHKIVNRLMHFKHVEWQVYSKHNKQAFQYENVSVQPIQNEAFLKSMASSAGVLCAAGFGTPSEVLYLQKKLLVVPMKNQFEQVCNAAVLKHMGVPTIKSLKKKHLPAIQEWLLHGKPVAVDYPDETAAIVSRIVQENT encoded by the coding sequence TTGAGAATATTGTATGCTATTCAGGGGACAGGCAACGGTCACCTGACCAGGGCAATGGATGTAATTCCGGCTTTACAGCATCATGGAGAGCTGGATATTCTGGTGAGTGGGTGCCAGGTTGATCTGAATTTGCCTTATCCGGTGAAATACCGGCTTAAAGGGCTAAGCTTTATCTTCGGAAAAAGCGGCGGTATAGATTACCTGCGTACTCTGGCCCAGGTTAACTCCAGAAGCTTTTACAAAGAAGTGCGGCAACTGCCCGTTAAGGATTACGACCTGGTAATTACAGATTTTGAGCCTATTTCCTCCTGGGCCTGTGCCATGGCAAAGAAACATTGTGTCGGGCTAAGCAACCAGGTGTCGGTGCTTAATCCTAAAGTGCCCAAACCCGAAGAAGCTGATTTTATAGGCAAGTTTGTCTTAAAGAATTATTCTCCTACTACTGTACAATATGGCTTCCATTTTGCCCGCTTCGACGACACCATCTTTACACCGATCATACGCAGGCAGGTGCGGGAACTGGAGATAAGCAATAAAGGACATTATACAGTTTACCTGCCTGCCCACGACGATCATAAAATCGTAAACAGGCTCATGCATTTTAAACATGTAGAGTGGCAGGTATATTCAAAACATAATAAGCAAGCCTTTCAGTACGAAAACGTGTCGGTGCAGCCGATACAGAACGAGGCGTTCCTGAAAAGTATGGCTTCTTCGGCAGGTGTGCTCTGTGCTGCCGGGTTCGGAACGCCATCAGAAGTGTTGTACCTGCAAAAGAAGCTGCTGGTAGTACCTATGAAAAACCAGTTTGAGCAGGTTTGCAATGCGGCAGTGCTGAAGCACATGGGCGTGCCTACTATTAAAAGCCTTAAGAAAAAACACCTGCCTGCCATACAGGAGTGGCTGCTGCATGGCAAGCCTGTAGCCGTAGATTATCCCGACGAAACAGCAGCTATTGTAAGCAGAATTGTGCAGGAAAATACCTGA
- a CDS encoding alpha/beta hydrolase → MATEAKSRRSTIYFVSGLGADWRAFQFLRLPPDQPYQHVPWIAPDSINEPLQEYARRLAVQITDPNPILIGLSFGGVTAIELAKILHPKKVILISSLSTSRALPWYYRLMGLLRMHRYTPMSLLRSLHPIAPLLFGARSDYEKKLLKEYILTTNETYLRWALGQLLNWKQATVWPGLVHIHGTADRILPLRDRPDIIKIKGGEHLMITHRFDEINVILNRILEEIQQV, encoded by the coding sequence TTGGCTACAGAAGCAAAAAGCAGGCGCAGCACCATTTACTTCGTCAGCGGGTTAGGGGCCGACTGGCGGGCTTTCCAATTCCTACGTTTGCCGCCCGATCAGCCGTATCAACACGTTCCCTGGATTGCTCCTGACAGTATAAACGAACCGCTTCAGGAGTATGCGAGAAGGCTGGCCGTTCAGATAACGGACCCTAACCCGATTTTGATCGGGCTTTCTTTTGGTGGTGTAACAGCCATCGAACTGGCCAAGATACTCCACCCCAAAAAGGTAATCCTGATTTCCAGTTTGTCTACTTCCCGTGCTTTACCCTGGTACTACCGCCTGATGGGACTACTCCGGATGCACCGGTACACGCCTATGAGCCTGCTGCGCAGTCTGCACCCTATAGCACCACTGCTGTTTGGTGCCAGATCTGACTATGAGAAAAAGCTGCTCAAAGAATATATCCTCACTACCAACGAAACATACCTGAGGTGGGCGCTGGGACAACTGCTGAACTGGAAGCAAGCAACTGTATGGCCCGGCCTGGTACATATTCATGGCACAGCTGATCGTATTCTTCCTTTGCGCGACAGGCCCGATATCATCAAGATAAAAGGTGGGGAACATTTGATGATCACACACCGCTTCGATGAAATAAATGTTATCTTGAACCGCATTTTAGAAGAAATACAACAGGTATGA
- a CDS encoding APC family permease, with protein MEDLQERIAKTSEKSKEGFKREITLFDAIMIVTGGMIGSGIFIVTADISRTVVTPGNMLLVWVLSGFLTMVGAISYGELSSMFPNVGGQYVYLKEAFNKMVAFLYGWTLFLVIQTGIIAAVAVAFARFTGVIIPWFSESNALFSFAGRNFTTVQLLAITSIIYLTYINSRGVKSGKLIQNIFGSTKLIALFGLILFGFLFGINETAVQANFSDFWGEAATAAGTPDEIPPTGWAFISAIGIAMVGALFSSDSWNNIGFSGDEIVNPKRTIVMSMVIGSGIVTVIYLLINLVYLLVLPINGDPAAADAIGQGIKHATNDRVATAVADVIGGYPATIAIAILIMISTFGCNNGAILSGARVYYAIAKDGLFFQRMGHLNKNGVPAAALWLQCIWACALCLSGSYGQLLDYVIFAVMLFYILTIAGVFVLRVKRPDLPRPYKAFGYPILPALYILLASAICITLLIYKPYFTWPGLIIVGLGIPVYYFFGSKFKSEAAS; from the coding sequence ATGGAAGATCTGCAAGAGCGAATAGCAAAGACTTCGGAGAAGTCGAAAGAAGGTTTTAAGCGTGAAATAACGCTTTTTGATGCCATCATGATTGTAACGGGTGGTATGATTGGTTCGGGTATATTTATTGTAACTGCCGATATATCGCGCACCGTTGTAACGCCTGGCAACATGCTGCTGGTGTGGGTGCTGTCGGGTTTCCTGACAATGGTAGGCGCTATCAGTTATGGCGAGCTTTCTTCTATGTTTCCCAATGTGGGCGGCCAGTATGTATACCTGAAAGAGGCATTTAATAAAATGGTGGCCTTCCTGTATGGCTGGACTCTTTTCCTGGTAATCCAAACAGGTATTATAGCAGCGGTAGCTGTGGCCTTTGCACGCTTTACCGGTGTTATCATTCCCTGGTTCAGCGAGAGCAATGCCTTGTTCTCTTTTGCAGGTCGTAACTTTACCACCGTACAACTGCTGGCAATCACCAGTATTATCTATCTTACTTATATTAACTCCAGGGGCGTGAAAAGCGGAAAGCTGATTCAGAACATCTTCGGCAGCACCAAGCTTATCGCTCTGTTTGGCCTGATTCTTTTTGGATTCCTCTTCGGGATAAACGAGACTGCTGTTCAGGCAAACTTCTCCGACTTTTGGGGTGAGGCAGCCACGGCAGCGGGTACACCAGACGAAATTCCGCCGACAGGCTGGGCATTTATATCGGCTATAGGTATTGCAATGGTAGGAGCGCTTTTCTCTTCCGACTCCTGGAACAACATTGGGTTTTCCGGCGATGAAATCGTAAATCCGAAACGTACCATTGTAATGAGTATGGTGATAGGCTCTGGTATAGTAACCGTTATTTACCTGCTCATTAACCTGGTATACCTGTTGGTGCTGCCTATAAATGGAGATCCTGCGGCAGCTGATGCCATTGGGCAGGGTATAAAGCACGCCACCAACGATCGTGTGGCTACCGCAGTAGCTGATGTCATAGGCGGATACCCTGCTACGATTGCCATTGCTATCCTGATCATGATCTCTACGTTCGGATGTAATAATGGGGCTATTTTATCGGGAGCCCGCGTGTATTATGCCATAGCAAAAGATGGATTGTTCTTCCAGCGTATGGGGCACCTGAATAAGAACGGAGTACCTGCTGCAGCTCTTTGGCTACAGTGCATCTGGGCCTGTGCTCTCTGCCTTTCCGGTTCGTATGGCCAGTTGCTCGATTATGTGATTTTTGCGGTTATGCTGTTCTACATTCTTACCATAGCAGGTGTATTTGTGTTAAGAGTAAAACGCCCGGACCTGCCACGCCCTTACAAGGCCTTCGGTTATCCTATCCTGCCGGCGCTTTACATCCTTTTAGCATCCGCCATTTGTATTACCTTGCTTATCTACAAACCTTATTTCACCTGGCCCGGACTAATTATAGTTGGCCTGGGTATTCCTGTGTATTATTTCTTCGGAAGCAAGTTTAAAAGCGAGGCAGCATCTTAA